Genomic segment of Terriglobia bacterium:
AAGGTCAGCTACTACGCGCACCAGTTTGGACTGGGCGAACTGGCAGGCTGGAACATCGAGGGCGAGCACCTGGGCGTCTTCCCGGATGAAGAGCTGGCCCCCCGGCTGGGCGGCGTAGCCCGGATGTGCTCGTTCGGACAGGGCATTTCCCTGACGCCGCTGCAACTGGGTGCGCTGGTATCGGCCATCGCCAATGGCGGCACACTCTATTACCTGCAGCATCCGACGACGGCGGAAGAGATCGCGACGTTCGAGCCGCGGGTGAAGCGGTATCTCGATATCGGGCCACTGATTCCGGAAGTCGCGCCGGGCATGGCCGGCGCGGTGCAGTACGGGACGGCGCAAAGCGTGCGCTGGAATTTCAGCGAGGAGCAGGTGCTGGGCAAGACCGGAACCTGCTCGAACAACGGCACGCGCTTCGGATGGTTCGCCTCCTATGCCAACACCTCTGTGGGCAGGATCGCGGTGGTGGTTTTCCTGGAAGGCGGGCGACCGACCTTCGGCCCGAAAGCGGCGGAAATCGCCGGGCGCATTTATCGCAACCTCTACGACCACAGCTTCTTCGTGCAGAGCACTCCGGCGCCGGAGCGGGCCGGACAGAGAGTGGCGCAATAGAGCTTTTCGGTTTACGGTGTCGCTGAAAAGGCCTCCGGTTCGCGGAGGCTTTTTCATGGGCGATTGTCGATTTGCGGTGCCTCGACCAAAACCCAGATCATCACCGGCAGAAAATGAAGGCCCACTACGGCTTCGCGCCGAGTTTCTGCAGCGCGTTTTCGAGGATGATTTTGTTGGCCGTGTCCTTCTCCGCGACCAGAGAGGATTTCAGCCATGCGATGGCGCGCGCCTTGGAGACGTGCGGATTGATCGCGGGATCCTGA
This window contains:
- a CDS encoding penicillin-binding protein, which produces MKKGSLAVQAVLVLAVVALLTWSAAAANISKPRKTSKAKSVVENSGTKKKKIGKKRKSRRASMYVWVNGHRLKRNRYYEHFSASSFVTEDQTVGDITAGEDPVVRQAAIDALANMNGTVVAINPDNGRILAMVNQKRALSEGGEPCSTIKIAVALAALSENVIARETKIQLGRRTRMDLTQALAHSNNAYFEALGRKMGFEKVSYYAHQFGLGELAGWNIEGEHLGVFPDEELAPRLGGVARMCSFGQGISLTPLQLGALVSAIANGGTLYYLQHPTTAEEIATFEPRVKRYLDIGPLIPEVAPGMAGAVQYGTAQSVRWNFSEEQVLGKTGTCSNNGTRFGWFASYANTSVGRIAVVVFLEGGRPTFGPKAAEIAGRIYRNLYDHSFFVQSTPAPERAGQRVAQ